In a genomic window of Roseiflexus castenholzii DSM 13941:
- a CDS encoding SulP family inorganic anion transporter, giving the protein MLAMLKRLSLFQILQREFSTYDMAHFQRDLLAGLTVAAVGLPLALAFGVASGADAAAGLVTAILAGLIIGGLGGAGYQISGPTGAMSAVLIVLASRYGLDGVWVATVMAGIFLIALGVFRLGRYVSFIPSPVITGFTSGIALIIAIGQIDNVLGVTTPKAENALEKLWHYVTNPVVPDWHTLALAGIVMGTMILLPRVTTRIPGSLVGIMIASPLAFFAGWDVAVIGDIPRTILLSNRLTLESIPWEHLSELLPAAVSIAALGAIESLLCGTVGATMSGGEFDSNQELIGQGIGNLVIPFFGGVPATAAIARTSVAIKSGAATRLTSIIHSLALLLSALALAPLISHVPLAALGDVLLVTAWRMNEWESIHFFVRTRLRGALTGMIVTMIATAALDLTQAILIGVVISAVLYIRQSAISTSVASGPVKPEKIRAQGFDLPAACPAIHVYYLTGPVFFGSVTTVLESFETAGDYHTLIISMRGVPVVDAMGIQALQQIVEEHHHRGGKVYFSGLQPAVRSMFDRTGLTQLVGEEYIFWDAAQAIIASHQSHELDGCAKCDSRSEICDVLRAARRRHVESDEAAAPAVATDSFPSTNMTSVSSVQG; this is encoded by the coding sequence ATGTTGGCAATGTTGAAACGACTATCCCTGTTTCAGATTCTGCAACGGGAGTTTTCTACCTACGACATGGCGCATTTTCAGCGCGATCTCCTGGCAGGTTTGACGGTAGCAGCGGTGGGGTTGCCGCTGGCGCTGGCATTCGGCGTGGCGTCCGGCGCCGACGCGGCGGCTGGTCTCGTGACGGCGATTCTGGCAGGTTTGATCATTGGCGGACTGGGTGGCGCGGGGTATCAGATCAGCGGTCCAACCGGCGCGATGTCGGCCGTGCTGATCGTGCTGGCATCGCGGTATGGACTGGACGGCGTGTGGGTGGCGACGGTGATGGCGGGCATTTTCCTGATTGCGTTGGGAGTGTTCCGTCTGGGACGCTATGTTTCGTTCATTCCATCGCCGGTCATTACCGGCTTTACGTCTGGAATCGCGCTCATTATCGCTATCGGGCAGATCGATAACGTCCTGGGAGTGACGACGCCGAAAGCCGAGAATGCGCTGGAAAAACTCTGGCATTATGTGACCAACCCCGTCGTGCCCGACTGGCACACCCTGGCGCTAGCCGGCATCGTCATGGGGACGATGATCCTCCTTCCGCGGGTGACGACGCGCATTCCCGGCTCGCTCGTCGGCATTATGATTGCATCGCCGCTCGCCTTCTTTGCCGGATGGGACGTGGCAGTCATCGGCGATATTCCACGCACGATTCTGCTGAGCAATCGCCTGACGCTGGAGAGCATCCCGTGGGAACACTTGTCCGAACTGTTGCCCGCCGCTGTGTCGATTGCGGCGCTTGGGGCGATCGAAAGTCTGCTGTGTGGCACAGTTGGAGCCACGATGTCGGGCGGGGAGTTCGACAGCAATCAGGAATTGATCGGGCAGGGCATCGGCAACCTGGTGATCCCCTTCTTTGGCGGCGTTCCGGCGACGGCGGCGATTGCACGCACCAGCGTCGCTATCAAGAGCGGCGCCGCTACCCGCCTGACCAGCATCATCCATTCACTGGCGCTGCTGCTCAGCGCATTGGCGCTGGCGCCGCTGATCAGCCACGTGCCGCTGGCAGCGCTCGGCGACGTGCTGCTCGTGACGGCATGGCGCATGAATGAGTGGGAGTCGATCCATTTCTTTGTTCGCACTCGTCTGCGAGGCGCTCTCACCGGTATGATCGTGACCATGATCGCCACCGCAGCCCTTGACCTGACCCAGGCAATTCTGATTGGCGTCGTCATCTCGGCAGTGCTCTACATTCGCCAGTCAGCAATCAGCACATCGGTAGCCAGCGGACCGGTGAAGCCAGAGAAGATTCGGGCGCAGGGGTTCGACCTTCCGGCGGCTTGCCCTGCTATTCATGTCTACTACCTGACCGGTCCGGTCTTTTTTGGCAGCGTGACGACCGTGCTCGAGTCGTTCGAGACAGCAGGCGACTATCATACCCTGATCATCAGCATGCGTGGCGTGCCGGTGGTCGATGCAATGGGCATTCAGGCATTGCAGCAGATTGTCGAGGAACATCACCATCGCGGCGGCAAGGTGTACTTCAGCGGATTGCAGCCAGCCGTGCGGTCGATGTTCGACCGCACCGGCTTGACACAACTGGTGGGGGAGGAATATATCTTTTGGGACGCGGCACAGGCGATTATTGCCAGCCATCAGAGCCACGAACTCGACGGTTGCGCGAAGTGCGACTCGCGCAGTGAGATCTGTGATGTGCTGCGCGCCGCGCGACGTCGGCATGTGGAGTCGGATGAGGCGGCAGCGCCGGCGGTCGCCACCGACTCGTTCCCATCCACAAATATGACATCGGTGTCGTCGGTACAGGGGTGA
- a CDS encoding ArsR/SmtB family transcription factor, producing MNDPVRRFKAEFFKALGHPARLALLDHLRNGEKSVNELQALLRCDQSTVSQQLSVLRNRGIVEGRKEGTTVCYRVRDPAIFRLLDDAREIFNNQLITTQEMLQQLSEVNTT from the coding sequence GTGAACGATCCGGTCCGCCGGTTCAAAGCCGAGTTCTTCAAAGCGCTGGGACATCCTGCGCGACTTGCTCTTCTCGATCATCTTCGTAACGGCGAGAAGAGCGTCAATGAACTCCAGGCGCTGCTGAGGTGCGATCAGTCCACGGTATCGCAACAACTGTCTGTGCTGCGCAACCGTGGCATCGTTGAGGGGCGCAAAGAAGGGACGACGGTCTGCTACCGCGTGCGTGATCCGGCTATTTTTCGCCTGCTGGACGATGCACGGGAGATCTTCAACAATCAGTTGATCACCACACAGGAGATGCTGCAACAACTGAGCGAGGTCAACACGACATAA
- a CDS encoding PAS domain S-box protein codes for MSLSATNHNTEAELSRLRQRVAELEEQLARLEASNGVATANFDMHRVLDALAVPIFYKDADGRYVGCNEAFAAFLGRDRAGIIGKTAYDLAPPHLAEVYHQADLNLMRQRTLQVYEAEVMTAQGDNRTVQFSKAPIFDAAGNVVGLIGAIQDITERKKAEQEMARLMEVLENTPDVIGMADAQGRVVYMNKAGRRLRGLSSDADLKSMQIADFHPAWAAKIIYEEAIPIADHNGYWSGDLAMVNARGEEIPVSQVLLAHHDADGKLTYVTGIMRDISERKKAERALREREVQEQVIEAQRAALRELSTPLLPISSDVVVMPIIGAVDSARAQQIMDTLLEGVSEHHASLAILDITGVKVMDTQVAGALLHAAHAVRLLGAQVVLSGIRPEIAQTLVHIGIDMRDLVTRSTLQQAIAFALERFRQ; via the coding sequence ATGTCGCTCTCTGCAACCAACCACAACACTGAAGCCGAATTGTCACGTCTGCGCCAGCGTGTTGCGGAACTGGAAGAACAGTTGGCGCGACTCGAGGCATCCAATGGCGTGGCGACGGCGAACTTCGATATGCACCGTGTGCTCGACGCTCTGGCTGTGCCGATTTTCTACAAGGACGCCGACGGGCGCTATGTGGGGTGCAATGAGGCGTTTGCCGCATTCCTGGGGCGCGATCGCGCCGGGATCATCGGCAAGACCGCCTACGACCTGGCGCCGCCGCACCTGGCAGAGGTGTACCATCAGGCCGATCTGAACCTGATGCGTCAGCGGACATTACAGGTCTACGAGGCTGAAGTGATGACCGCTCAGGGTGACAATCGCACGGTTCAGTTTTCCAAGGCGCCAATTTTCGACGCAGCCGGGAATGTGGTCGGTTTGATCGGCGCCATTCAGGACATCACCGAGCGCAAGAAGGCGGAACAGGAGATGGCGCGCCTGATGGAAGTCCTCGAGAATACGCCCGATGTCATCGGCATGGCAGACGCGCAGGGGCGGGTCGTCTACATGAACAAAGCCGGTCGGCGGTTGCGCGGGCTGTCTTCCGACGCCGATCTCAAGAGCATGCAGATCGCCGATTTCCATCCTGCCTGGGCGGCGAAGATCATTTATGAAGAAGCCATTCCAATCGCCGATCACAACGGATATTGGAGCGGCGATCTGGCCATGGTCAATGCGCGCGGCGAAGAGATTCCGGTATCGCAGGTGCTTCTGGCGCATCACGATGCCGATGGCAAACTGACTTACGTGACCGGCATCATGCGCGATATTTCTGAGCGAAAGAAAGCGGAGCGCGCTTTGCGCGAGCGCGAGGTTCAGGAACAGGTGATTGAGGCGCAGCGCGCGGCATTGCGTGAACTGTCCACTCCATTGTTGCCGATTTCGTCTGATGTAGTGGTCATGCCGATCATCGGCGCCGTTGATAGCGCCCGCGCGCAACAGATCATGGACACGCTGCTCGAGGGCGTGAGTGAGCACCACGCATCGCTGGCAATCCTCGACATTACCGGTGTCAAGGTGATGGATACGCAGGTCGCCGGGGCGCTGCTCCACGCGGCGCATGCGGTGCGGTTGCTCGGCGCGCAGGTCGTGTTGAGCGGGATCCGTCCCGAAATTGCGCAGACGCTGGTGCATATCGGCATTGATATGCGCGATCTTGTGACCCGCAGCACGCTGCAACAGGCGATTGCGTTTGCGCTGGAGCGATTCCGGCAGTAG
- a CDS encoding DUF1772 domain-containing protein, which produces MRSIRIIHAVFTFGIGLFAGLLYTFEQGVIPALMTLTAAEYTKVEQGLIRALDAFPTGVIVVASLSMLLPLYPLVRLWKERHTLYWRLTALGWALFFFGVGVFTIVLNVPINNAVLTWDPAAPPADWANARAAWNSLNAIRTPINYLSFLLVIWAAFEAPKQP; this is translated from the coding sequence GTGCGAAGCATTCGTATCATCCATGCCGTATTCACCTTTGGGATCGGATTGTTTGCCGGACTGCTCTACACCTTTGAGCAGGGAGTGATTCCCGCGCTGATGACGCTGACCGCCGCCGAATACACGAAAGTGGAGCAGGGGCTGATCCGCGCGCTGGACGCCTTCCCCACCGGCGTCATTGTGGTGGCGAGTCTGTCGATGTTGCTGCCGCTCTACCCGCTGGTGCGCTTATGGAAGGAGCGTCACACCCTGTATTGGCGGCTGACGGCATTGGGGTGGGCGCTCTTCTTCTTTGGCGTGGGAGTATTCACCATCGTGCTCAATGTGCCGATCAACAACGCGGTGCTGACCTGGGATCCCGCCGCCCCGCCCGCGGACTGGGCAAACGCGCGCGCGGCATGGAACAGTCTGAACGCGATTCGGACGCCGATCAACTACCTGAGTTTTCTGCTCGTGATCTGGGCGGCTTTTGAAGCGCCGAAGCAACCATAA
- a CDS encoding DUF2269 family protein, with the protein MHLPPEGAHPVIYTLLVFAHIFTTMAAVGLNASYVIWIARGTRDAASLPFALRGVKFIDDYVANPCYLVGGATGALMIVMGKAVAPFLWVAIGLYVLAMALAYGVYTPLLSQQIRTLEARGADDAEYQALARRSNQVGAAMGVLVVIILALKIFEPPLW; encoded by the coding sequence ATGCACCTGCCGCCTGAAGGCGCCCATCCGGTGATCTATACACTGCTCGTTTTCGCGCATATCTTCACCACAATGGCTGCGGTGGGACTGAATGCGAGTTACGTCATCTGGATTGCGCGCGGCACGAGGGATGCTGCCAGTCTGCCCTTCGCCTTGCGCGGGGTCAAGTTCATCGACGATTACGTGGCCAACCCGTGCTATCTGGTTGGCGGCGCAACCGGCGCACTGATGATCGTGATGGGCAAAGCCGTCGCTCCGTTTTTGTGGGTGGCGATTGGGCTGTATGTGCTGGCGATGGCGCTCGCGTATGGAGTGTATACACCGCTGCTGAGCCAGCAGATCCGAACGCTGGAAGCCAGAGGAGCGGACGATGCGGAGTATCAGGCGCTGGCGCGGCGTTCCAATCAGGTTGGCGCCGCCATGGGCGTATTGGTGGTGATCATCCTGGCGCTCAAAATCTTTGAGCCGCCGCTATGGTAA
- a CDS encoding AraC family transcriptional regulator yields MDSLSHVLNTVRLRSSVYCRSELGSPWGLHFAPRSCAVFHALHRGNGYLCVEGDAGLLPLREGDVVLLPGGEEHSILETPDAPLFRNLELDQWGECALMRWSDAPTAVILCGTFDFEHIGTYALLKHLPRVVHIPRSENSALNSILALMASEAEAGRPAKEVALRRLADILFIQIIQRWVEIEGIERCGWFGALHDPLIGRALELIHAQPQHSWTVAALARAVACSRSFFAARFTALVGEPPMEYLRRWRLQLATHLLMDHAHVSAGDIAARIGYHSEAAFSKAFKRSLGIAPGAYRKRHSAARSSTDARDVNGIMNRNSANR; encoded by the coding sequence ATGGATTCGCTCTCTCACGTTTTGAACACGGTGCGCTTGAGAAGCAGTGTATACTGCCGCTCTGAACTTGGTTCGCCGTGGGGGTTGCACTTTGCGCCACGTTCGTGCGCCGTCTTTCATGCTCTGCACCGGGGAAACGGCTATCTCTGCGTGGAAGGCGACGCCGGTTTGCTGCCGTTGCGCGAGGGAGATGTCGTGCTCCTTCCAGGGGGTGAGGAGCATTCCATTCTGGAAACGCCCGATGCGCCGCTCTTTCGCAACCTGGAACTCGATCAGTGGGGCGAGTGCGCCTTGATGCGCTGGAGCGACGCTCCCACAGCGGTGATCCTGTGCGGGACGTTCGATTTTGAGCATATCGGCACATACGCATTACTGAAACATCTCCCGCGTGTGGTTCACATCCCGCGCAGCGAAAACAGCGCACTCAACAGCATTCTGGCGCTGATGGCTTCCGAAGCGGAAGCCGGACGACCGGCCAAAGAAGTGGCGCTGCGCCGCCTGGCGGATATTCTGTTCATTCAGATTATTCAACGCTGGGTCGAAATTGAAGGGATAGAACGCTGCGGTTGGTTCGGCGCCCTGCACGACCCGCTGATCGGCAGGGCGCTGGAACTGATCCATGCGCAGCCTCAACATTCCTGGACGGTTGCTGCGCTGGCGCGCGCCGTCGCCTGTTCGCGCTCATTCTTTGCGGCGCGTTTCACAGCGCTGGTGGGAGAACCGCCGATGGAATATCTCCGGCGCTGGCGTCTGCAACTGGCAACCCACCTGCTGATGGACCATGCCCACGTCAGCGCTGGCGACATCGCCGCGCGGATCGGGTATCATTCCGAAGCAGCGTTTAGCAAAGCCTTCAAACGCTCGTTGGGCATCGCGCCAGGAGCGTACCGGAAGCGCCATAGCGCCGCGAGGTCGTCAACCGATGCAAGAGACGTCAATGGTATAATGAACCGCAACAGCGCCAACCGCTGA